CTATCGTACCAATATTCACATGCGGCTTCGTACGCTCAAACCTAGGCTTTCCCATACCTGACCTCCAACATTGTTACGGCGGATGATTCCCCTCGTCGAAGATGACGAGATGCTGAAAGAGGAGTTATCTCGAAGATGCTTGGCTACCGACTTCTTCAGACAAACAGACGTTCCTGCTTCCTAAAAAAGAAATATTTACAGAAATGCCTCTTAGTTGTCTCTGACTCATCTGGAGCCCACGACCGGAATCGAACCGGTGGCCTTTTGCTTACCATGCAAATGCTCTACCGACTGAGCTACGCGGGCCTAAGCAGCGGCGTGAACTCTATAACACTAGGAAGAACCGAAATGAGGGCTCCTCACTCCCGGAAAAGATACAAAAAGCCTCCGGCCGTCTTCCCTAGCGGGAAGCTGCGTTGCAAAAACAAAAGTCTAGCACTTCCCGAAAGCCTGTCAAGAGAAATTTTTTCCCTTTTTTTCTGTCAATGTGAGCTGGAAATCTCATTTCTAATGCCCTTCGAAGCACCTATCGGCGGCACTCTGACGCGGACAGACCCTTCCCCTGCGGGTGTTCTCAACTCGTTGAACAGGAATGCAGTTCCGCTGCCTTGATGCGGGTTGGGCGGTGTTTCCTCTTGAGCATTCTTCCTAATCAGGGAATATCGTGCCCTTTGGGCCGATCCATTAGCGATTATTTCCAGCCTGCACGCCGACGCTGAAGACACTCGTCACGTCTTCGTGCGCAGAAGGACAAAAGCGAACGCCGCTGCCCAACCCAGGGCTTTGAATTCGCCCTTGGCCAGTGCTTCTTCAATTTCCGCACGCGTCAGGTAAACAAGCTCCTGCTCCTCAATGTCATGAGGCGCGAAGGGAGCCACTGCCTTTGCTTGCCGGGCCAGGAAGAAATGTCCGGTCCCTGAACCACGGTTTCCGTCTACGCGATAGTGCCCCATCTCAAGCCACTCGGTCGCAACGAGACCTGCTTCTTCGCGTAATTCACGCTGCGCAGCCGCGAGCGGTTCTTCTCCGGGATCAATGTATCCGGCGACGGGCGCAAGCGAAATCCCTTCAATCGCATACTTCGTCTGCCGAAAGCATGCAAAGGTATTGCTCTCAGTAATTGCGACAACACTCACATAGTCAGGCGTAACAATCCAGGGCCAGTCCGGAATAATGCGTCCGTCCGGCAGTTCGACCGTGTGGTGTTCGACAACTAGCCACGGGTGTTCATCCAGTATTATTCGACGAGACAGTGTCTTCCAGGGTTGCATAAAGACAACCTCCGCAGGAGTGAAACCGGGAATCAAACGTTACCTCCTCTCCCCGCCGGGGAGAGGATTAAGGTGAGGGGAAAAAGTCTGGAGCGGGAAACGGGAT
This genomic stretch from Candidatus Eisenbacteria bacterium harbors:
- a CDS encoding NUDIX hydrolase, which encodes MQPWKTLSRRIILDEHPWLVVEHHTVELPDGRIIPDWPWIVTPDYVSVVAITESNTFACFRQTKYAIEGISLAPVAGYIDPGEEPLAAAQRELREEAGLVATEWLEMGHYRVDGNRGSGTGHFFLARQAKAVAPFAPHDIEEQELVYLTRAEIEEALAKGEFKALGWAAAFAFVLLRTKT